Proteins from a single region of Gorilla gorilla gorilla isolate KB3781 chromosome 16, NHGRI_mGorGor1-v2.1_pri, whole genome shotgun sequence:
- the LOC129527061 gene encoding carnosine N-methyltransferase-like, with product MSRCKTRSYILFTKIGEAERRKRARPRAAAAMQRRRRPLLPTSRLPEGCGGGGGGSEEVEVQFSAGRWGSAAAVSAAAATATRSTEEEEERLEREHFWKIINAFRYYGTGMHERVNRTERQFRSLPANQQKLLLQFLLHLDKIRKCIDHNQEILLTIVNDCIHMFENKEYGDGNGKIMPASTFDMDKLKSTLKQFVRDWSETGKAERDACYQPIIKEILKNFPKERWDPSKVNILVPGAGLGRLAWEISMLGYACQGNQWSFFMLFSSNFVLNRCSEINKYKLYPWIHQFSNNRRSADQIRPIFFPDVDPHSLPPGSNFSMTAGDFQEIYSECNTWDCIATCFFIDTAHNVIDYIDTIWKILKPGGIWINLGPLLYHFENLANELSIELSYEDIKNVVLQYGFKVEVEKESVLSTYTVNDLSMMKYYYECVLFVVRKPQ from the coding sequence atgtctcggtgtaaaacccgatcATACATTCTATTTACTAAGATAGGAGAGGCGGAGAGACGCAAGCGAGCCAGGCCGAGGGCCGCGGCGGCGATGCAGCGACGCCGTCGCCCTCTGCTGCCCACCTCCCGGCTGCCCGAGGGCTGCGGGGGAGGAGGCGGTGGCAGCGAGGAGGTGGAAGTGCAGTTTTCCGCCGGGCGTTGGGGCTCAGCCGCGGCGGTTTCGGCAGCAGCGGCGACGGCCACGCGCAGcaccgaggaggaggaggagaggcttgAGCGTGAGCACTTCTGGAAGATCATTAATGCCTTCCGCTACTACGGCACCGGTATGCATGAGCGGGTGAACCGAACAGAAAGACAGTTTCGATCACTTCCAGCTAACCAACAGAAACTacttcttcagtttcttcttcaCTTGGACAAGATCCGGAAATGCATTGATCACAATCAAGAAATACTACTGACCATTGTGAATGATTGCATACATATgtttgaaaataaagaatatgGAGATGGGAATGGAAAGATTATGCCAGCATCTACATTTGACATGGATAAGTTAAAATCCACGCTGAAACAGTTTGTGAGAGACTGGAGTGAAACTGGGAAAGCAGAAAGGGATGCCTGTTACCAGCCaatcattaaagaaattttaaaaaattttccaaaagaGAGATGGGATCCTTCTAAAGTAAATATTCTGGTACCTGGTGCTGGACTAGGAAGACTGGCCTGGGAAATATCTATGCTAGGTTATGCTTGTCAAGGAAATCAATGGAGTTTTTTTATGCTCTTTTCTTCCAACTTTGTACTCAACAGATGTtctgaaattaataaatataaactttatcCTTGGATCCATCAGTTTAGCAATAACCGGAGATCAGCTGATCAGATTCGACCCATCTTTTTCCCTGATGTTGACCCCCACAGTCTTCCTCCTGGTTCTAACTTTTCTATGACAGCAGGAGATTTTCAAGAGATTTATTCAGAATGCAATACCTGGGACTGTATTGCTACCTGTTTCTTCATAGACACAGCTCACAATGTAATTGATTATATTGATACAATATGGAAAATACTCAAGCCAGGTGGAATTTGGATAAATCTAGGTCCTCTGCTGTACCACTTTGAAAATCTGGCAAATGAACTTTCCATAGAATTGAGCTATGAGGATATAAAAAACGTTGTTCTGCAGTATGGATTCAAGGTAGAGGTGGAAAAAGAATCTGTATTGTCAACATATACTGTGAATGATCTCTCTATGATGAAATACTACTATGAATGTGTCTTGTTTGTGGTCCGTAAGCCACAATAA